The Canis lupus familiaris isolate Mischka breed German Shepherd chromosome 14, alternate assembly UU_Cfam_GSD_1.0, whole genome shotgun sequence genome window below encodes:
- the LOC119863900 gene encoding COP9 signalosome complex subunit 9 has protein sequence MKPAADEMFPEGPGPYVDLDEAGGSTGLLMDLAANEKAVHADFFNDFEDLFDDDDIQ, from the coding sequence ATGAAGCCGGCGGCGGACGAGATGTTCCCCGAGGGCCCCGGGCCCTACGTGGACCTGGACGAGGCAGGAGGTAGCACAGGGCTCCTGATGGACTTGGCAGCCAACGAGAAGGCAGTTCACGCAGACTTTTTCAATGATTTTGAAGATCTGTTTGATGATGATGACATCCAGTGA